The proteins below are encoded in one region of Haloterrigena turkmenica DSM 5511:
- a CDS encoding universal stress protein codes for MENALVVVDDTETHRTLLAEAGRLAHDTGAKLTVLGWITPDQVDETADNIEAIEQVEGTSYSEPDPAATATQFARQFAEGVFDSFDESVEFTADGIVTKENERADAIIEAAERLGCDHVFIVGRRRSPTGKAVFGDVAQRILLNFDGTVTLKMD; via the coding sequence ATGGAAAACGCACTCGTCGTCGTCGACGACACCGAGACGCACCGCACACTACTCGCGGAAGCCGGCCGCCTCGCACACGATACCGGCGCGAAACTGACCGTCCTCGGATGGATCACGCCGGATCAGGTCGACGAAACGGCGGATAACATCGAAGCGATCGAGCAGGTCGAGGGGACGTCGTACAGCGAGCCCGACCCGGCCGCCACCGCGACACAGTTCGCCCGACAGTTCGCCGAGGGCGTCTTCGACTCGTTCGACGAGTCAGTCGAGTTCACTGCCGACGGGATCGTCACCAAAGAGAACGAGCGCGCCGATGCGATCATCGAGGCCGCGGAGCGCCTGGGCTGTGACCACGTCTTCATCGTCGGTCGACGGCGGTCGCCGACCGGCAAAGCGGTGTTCGGAGACGTCGCCCAGCGCATCCTGCTCAACTTCGACGGCACCGTCACGCTGAAAATGGACTGA
- a CDS encoding rhamnogalacturonan lyase, with product MEALGRGLVAVPAEDGVLVRWRLLGTEPADLGFHVYRDGERVNDEPITESTNFLDPEGTTDSTYAVRAVGNGRASGRKDGGRKPGMSESVEVWDNQYTEIPLNKPDPVEGENGETVTYHANDASVADLTGDGTLDIVQKWSPSNAKDNAFEGHTSDVLIDGYTIEGEHLWRINLGQNIRAGAHYTPFAVYDFDGDGKAELAVRTSDGATDGTGAVIGDPDADYANEAGRILEGPEYLTVFDGETGEELATKDFEPARGDDCDWGDCYGNRVDRFLAGVAYLDGERPSIVMTRGYYAKSMLAAWDFRDGDLETRWIFDSDDGNEEYESQGNHQLATADVDGDGKDEIVYGAMVVDHDGTGLYSTGWNHGDTLHVSDFVPSREGLEVFQPHEWGPHGATLRDAGTGELLWSEEADADVGRGMIADVDPNYEGAELWASHGVGFWSNEGDRLGPALDSINSALWWTGDLHRELLDHDWDSEENYGVGRLTKWNPETQELDLLKSFDGTRSNNWTKGNPCLSGDILGDWREEVIWRREDDEALRLYATPHETDHRLYTLLHDSQYRTALAWQNAGYNQPPWPSYFLGHGMDDPPKPNIDPVSADRD from the coding sequence ATGGAGGCACTCGGCCGGGGCCTCGTGGCCGTTCCGGCGGAAGATGGAGTGCTCGTCCGCTGGCGGCTGTTGGGAACCGAACCCGCCGATCTGGGATTCCACGTGTATCGCGACGGTGAACGGGTGAACGACGAACCGATCACCGAGAGCACGAACTTCCTCGATCCCGAGGGAACGACGGACTCGACGTACGCGGTTCGAGCGGTCGGAAACGGTCGAGCCAGCGGCAGGAAAGACGGCGGCCGGAAACCCGGCATGTCGGAGTCTGTCGAAGTGTGGGACAACCAGTACACGGAAATCCCGCTGAACAAACCCGATCCGGTCGAAGGCGAGAACGGGGAGACGGTCACGTACCACGCGAACGACGCGAGCGTAGCCGATCTCACGGGCGACGGAACGCTCGACATCGTCCAGAAGTGGTCGCCGTCGAACGCGAAGGACAACGCCTTCGAGGGTCACACAAGCGACGTTCTGATCGACGGCTACACGATCGAGGGCGAGCACCTCTGGCGGATCAACCTCGGGCAGAACATTCGCGCCGGCGCACACTACACGCCGTTTGCCGTCTACGACTTCGACGGCGACGGGAAGGCGGAGCTGGCCGTGCGGACGTCCGACGGCGCGACGGACGGAACCGGGGCGGTCATCGGCGATCCCGACGCCGACTACGCGAACGAAGCGGGACGGATCCTCGAGGGGCCGGAGTACCTCACCGTCTTCGACGGCGAAACGGGCGAGGAACTCGCGACGAAGGACTTCGAGCCCGCGCGCGGAGACGACTGCGACTGGGGAGACTGCTACGGGAATCGCGTCGATCGATTCCTCGCCGGCGTCGCCTACCTCGACGGCGAGCGACCGAGCATCGTCATGACGCGGGGCTACTACGCGAAGTCGATGCTGGCCGCCTGGGACTTCCGCGACGGCGACCTCGAGACCCGCTGGATCTTCGACAGCGACGACGGCAACGAGGAGTACGAGAGCCAGGGAAACCACCAGCTCGCCACTGCCGACGTCGACGGCGACGGGAAAGACGAGATCGTCTACGGCGCGATGGTCGTCGACCACGACGGTACCGGACTCTACTCGACCGGATGGAACCACGGCGACACGCTCCATGTGAGCGACTTCGTCCCGAGCCGGGAGGGACTCGAGGTCTTCCAGCCACACGAGTGGGGACCCCACGGGGCGACGCTCCGTGACGCCGGCACGGGCGAGTTACTGTGGAGCGAGGAGGCGGACGCGGACGTCGGCAGAGGGATGATCGCGGACGTCGATCCCAACTACGAGGGCGCGGAGCTCTGGGCGTCCCACGGGGTCGGCTTCTGGTCTAACGAGGGCGACAGACTCGGACCGGCGCTCGACTCGATCAACTCCGCGCTCTGGTGGACGGGCGATCTGCACCGGGAACTGCTCGACCACGACTGGGACTCGGAAGAGAACTACGGCGTCGGTCGACTCACGAAGTGGAACCCCGAGACGCAGGAACTCGACCTGCTGAAGTCCTTCGACGGCACGCGGTCGAACAACTGGACGAAGGGCAACCCGTGTCTCTCGGGAGACATCCTCGGGGACTGGCGCGAAGAGGTGATCTGGCGTCGAGAAGACGACGAAGCACTGCGACTGTACGCGACGCCCCACGAGACCGACCACCGGCTGTACACGCTGTTGCACGACTCGCAGTACCGGACCGCGCTCGCGTGGCAGAACGCCGGCTACAACCAGCCGCCGTGGCCGAGTTACTTCCTCGGACACGGGATGGACGACCCGCCGAAGCCAAACATCGACCCCGTCTCGGCGGATCGCGACTGA
- a CDS encoding right-handed parallel beta-helix repeat-containing protein produces MSQDDTRECTSEETESADSSTPMPSVTRRRTLSLAATGLAAGAVGTAQASDHDAEVWETDGTWYAANGGTVYEGPDHMDAIQAAVDSLTTGRTSKEKVLVKNSGSVGPHSWDGDVKAVDLPSYTVIEHNGTISVEDTGEDLIVPFRAQSVESIEIQNVTIEGNPRYGIWIQSCSDVQLGTINMSLWDTETVGIGVRIDDSDGGRSQNVSLEYASVEGSQHHAVETYGVDDVTIGTVETVDTGGCGLLLNDTAYATVDYVNATRADQGGGYAGFRCANGAGPEIVVNRVDAVDCGRGIFTVSGSEGIEIYDVYLDGNGGNLVQDTRYLLIDGGTVTNTGSSGIRIDSRASDDHPHSSDVTVRNLEITGNAEYGVYETGPDTESNAIVDNHFCDNASGAVETYANSTDVSGNTYCS; encoded by the coding sequence ATGTCACAGGACGACACACGAGAGTGTACCAGCGAAGAGACCGAGTCCGCCGACTCGAGCACGCCGATGCCGAGCGTAACGCGCCGCCGGACGTTATCGCTCGCAGCCACGGGACTGGCAGCGGGTGCGGTCGGTACCGCGCAGGCGAGCGACCACGACGCCGAGGTCTGGGAGACCGACGGCACCTGGTACGCCGCGAACGGCGGGACGGTGTACGAGGGGCCGGACCACATGGACGCGATCCAGGCGGCCGTCGATAGCCTCACCACCGGTCGAACCTCGAAGGAGAAGGTGCTCGTCAAGAACTCCGGATCGGTCGGCCCCCACTCGTGGGACGGCGACGTCAAGGCCGTCGATCTGCCCAGTTACACCGTCATCGAACACAACGGGACGATCTCCGTCGAAGATACCGGCGAGGATCTGATCGTGCCGTTTCGCGCACAGAGCGTCGAATCGATCGAGATACAGAACGTCACCATCGAGGGGAATCCCCGCTACGGCATCTGGATCCAGAGCTGTTCCGACGTCCAGCTGGGGACCATCAACATGTCGCTGTGGGACACCGAGACCGTCGGAATCGGGGTTCGCATCGACGACAGCGACGGCGGCCGGAGTCAGAACGTCTCGCTCGAGTACGCCTCCGTCGAGGGATCCCAGCACCACGCGGTGGAGACCTACGGCGTCGACGACGTCACGATCGGCACCGTAGAGACCGTCGACACGGGTGGCTGCGGACTGCTGTTGAACGACACGGCCTACGCGACGGTCGATTACGTCAATGCCACGCGAGCGGATCAGGGCGGCGGCTACGCCGGCTTCCGATGTGCGAACGGCGCCGGACCGGAGATCGTCGTCAATCGAGTCGACGCCGTCGACTGCGGTCGCGGAATCTTCACCGTCTCCGGGAGCGAGGGCATCGAGATCTACGACGTCTATCTCGACGGCAACGGCGGGAACCTCGTCCAGGACACTCGGTATCTGCTCATCGACGGTGGCACCGTCACGAACACCGGGAGCAGCGGCATCCGGATCGACTCGCGGGCCAGCGACGATCATCCGCACTCGAGCGACGTCACGGTCCGAAACCTCGAGATCACGGGCAACGCCGAGTACGGCGTCTACGAGACCGGACCCGACACGGAATCGAACGCGATCGTCGACAACCACTTCTGTGACAACGCCAGCGGAGCGGTCGAGACGTACGCGAACAGTACGGACGTCAGCGGGAACACCTACTGCAGCTAG
- a CDS encoding sugar-binding domain-containing protein: MQSISLSGPWALRLNPDRDRHVVDPPDDVIDGTMYLPGSTDEYGYGTTVDDRPRDHLQRTHRYEGSAWYQRTVSVPDSWAGKRVTLTLERTRPTEVWVDGERIGSRVCLSTPHVYDLTEAIGPGEHEIAVRVDNADDSMDRPGVRRSHASTEHTQTNWNGIIGDLRLEATPNVWIESVDPFPEPSENAVDLEITLGNATETDFQGTVSAAARSTTTDEIHVADTVDRPVSVSAGDGSAPGRTTLEFTYDLGSDALTWDEFSPAVYELTVSLETAGDENAAGHEFETAFGLREFEADGTQFSINGTTIFLRGRTDCCVFPDTAYPPTTVAEWVDHMETARAYGINHYRFHSWCPPEAAFEAADRVGMYLQPECSQWNNGTSLADADDYEYYEREAERILDAYGHHPSFVCFTLGNENRGDEERMTELVRHCRALDDRRLYAYGANNFLTSPHPGDADDFFVTANVPEDAEASHWDVDRTPIRGTGHVNDSPPSTAVDYEDELEPYDLPVVGHEIGQYQVHPDYDETRKYRGVLRARNLERFERSLADRYLEGSDADFRAASGALAVTCYREEIEAAFRTAGFGGFQLLGLDDFPGQGTAMVGILDSFMESKGLIEPHEWRRFCSARVPLLSFDRYTFTTDDAFEAESLLANYGPGPIADATATWSIAELDGTETASGALERDVLEQGELTSLGTIDAPLEDVDAPARFEVTLAVEGADLEDGSAVDLRTTYPIWVYPETPEIAANTDDIDVSWRFDERTRTRLEDGETVLLLPEPSALRYGLEGSFQPDFWNYEIFKQNGKPGTLGMTTDPDHPLFDAFPTEDYADWQWWPLLRHSRPIVLDDAPADFEPTVQIIDTIYRNHKLGVYFETAVGDGALAVCTLDLSGDAPAVRQFRHSLESYLASEAFDPDSALSTGVLDSLLNAGRDDERDYGDDAGAWVERN, translated from the coding sequence ATGCAATCGATCTCGTTATCGGGACCGTGGGCTCTGCGGCTCAATCCCGACCGCGACCGACACGTCGTTGATCCGCCTGACGACGTTATCGACGGGACGATGTACCTTCCCGGATCCACCGACGAATACGGCTACGGGACAACCGTCGACGATCGACCGCGGGACCACCTCCAACGGACGCATCGATACGAGGGGTCGGCGTGGTACCAGCGCACCGTCTCCGTCCCCGATTCCTGGGCGGGCAAACGCGTGACACTAACGCTCGAGCGAACCAGACCGACCGAGGTCTGGGTCGACGGGGAGCGTATCGGCTCGCGAGTGTGCCTGAGCACCCCGCACGTATACGATCTCACCGAGGCGATCGGCCCCGGCGAGCACGAAATCGCCGTTCGAGTGGACAACGCCGACGACTCGATGGATCGTCCGGGAGTCAGGCGATCGCACGCGAGCACTGAACACACGCAGACCAACTGGAACGGCATCATCGGGGACCTCCGGCTGGAGGCGACACCGAACGTCTGGATCGAGAGCGTCGACCCGTTCCCGGAACCGAGCGAGAACGCCGTCGACCTCGAGATAACCCTCGGGAACGCCACGGAGACCGATTTTCAGGGAACCGTCTCTGCCGCTGCCCGGAGTACGACCACCGATGAGATCCACGTCGCGGACACCGTCGATCGCCCCGTCTCGGTCAGTGCCGGCGATGGCTCGGCGCCGGGTCGAACGACTCTCGAGTTCACATACGATCTCGGATCCGACGCGCTCACCTGGGACGAGTTCTCGCCGGCGGTCTACGAGTTGACCGTCTCGCTCGAGACGGCAGGGGACGAGAACGCCGCCGGCCACGAGTTCGAGACCGCGTTCGGCCTCCGCGAGTTCGAAGCCGACGGCACGCAGTTCTCGATCAACGGGACGACGATCTTCCTGCGCGGCCGGACGGACTGCTGTGTCTTCCCCGACACCGCGTACCCGCCGACGACGGTCGCCGAATGGGTCGATCACATGGAGACCGCCAGAGCGTACGGCATCAACCACTATCGGTTCCACAGCTGGTGCCCGCCGGAGGCGGCCTTCGAGGCGGCCGACCGCGTCGGGATGTACCTGCAACCGGAGTGTTCCCAGTGGAACAACGGCACCTCGCTCGCCGACGCCGACGACTACGAGTACTACGAGCGGGAGGCCGAGCGCATTCTCGACGCCTATGGACACCACCCCTCGTTCGTCTGCTTCACCCTCGGCAACGAAAATCGGGGCGACGAGGAGCGAATGACCGAACTCGTTCGCCACTGTCGAGCGCTCGACGACCGACGGCTGTACGCCTACGGGGCGAACAATTTTCTTACCTCACCGCACCCGGGAGACGCCGACGACTTCTTTGTTACCGCCAACGTCCCCGAAGACGCCGAGGCCAGTCACTGGGACGTCGATCGAACGCCCATCCGCGGGACCGGACACGTCAACGATTCTCCGCCGTCGACGGCCGTCGACTACGAGGACGAACTCGAGCCCTACGATCTCCCCGTCGTCGGTCACGAGATCGGCCAGTACCAGGTCCATCCCGACTACGACGAGACGCGCAAGTATCGCGGCGTCCTCCGGGCTCGCAACCTCGAACGGTTCGAGCGCTCGCTCGCCGATCGCTATCTCGAAGGCTCGGACGCGGATTTTCGGGCCGCGTCCGGCGCGCTCGCAGTCACCTGTTACCGCGAAGAGATCGAGGCCGCGTTCCGAACGGCGGGCTTCGGCGGCTTTCAATTGCTCGGCCTCGACGACTTTCCGGGCCAGGGGACCGCGATGGTCGGGATCCTCGACTCCTTCATGGAGTCGAAGGGACTGATCGAGCCCCACGAGTGGCGTCGCTTCTGTAGCGCACGCGTCCCGCTCCTCTCGTTCGACCGGTACACCTTCACGACCGACGACGCGTTCGAGGCCGAGTCGCTGCTCGCCAATTACGGCCCCGGCCCGATCGCGGACGCGACCGCGACCTGGTCGATCGCCGAACTCGACGGCACGGAAACCGCTTCCGGAGCCCTCGAGCGAGACGTCCTCGAGCAGGGGGAGCTGACGTCCCTCGGGACGATCGACGCCCCGCTCGAGGACGTCGACGCGCCTGCCCGGTTCGAGGTAACGCTCGCGGTCGAGGGAGCGGACCTCGAGGACGGCTCCGCCGTCGATCTCCGGACGACCTACCCGATCTGGGTCTATCCCGAGACACCCGAAATAGCCGCCAACACAGACGATATCGACGTTTCCTGGCGCTTCGACGAGCGAACTCGCACGCGACTGGAGGACGGCGAGACGGTCCTCTTACTGCCGGAACCGAGCGCGCTCCGGTACGGTCTCGAGGGCTCGTTCCAGCCGGACTTCTGGAACTACGAGATCTTCAAGCAAAACGGAAAGCCGGGGACCCTCGGAATGACGACGGACCCCGATCATCCGCTGTTCGACGCCTTCCCGACCGAGGACTACGCCGACTGGCAGTGGTGGCCCCTCCTGCGTCACTCGCGGCCGATCGTTCTCGACGACGCGCCCGCCGACTTCGAACCCACTGTACAGATAATCGATACGATCTACCGGAACCACAAACTCGGCGTCTACTTCGAAACCGCCGTCGGCGACGGAGCGCTCGCCGTCTGCACGCTGGATCTCTCCGGGGACGCTCCCGCCGTCCGGCAGTTTCGACACAGCCTCGAGTCCTACCTCGCGTCCGAGGCGTTCGATCCGGATTCCGCCCTCTCTACCGGCGTCCTCGACAGCCTCCTCAACGCCGGACGGGACGACGAACGCGACTACGGGGACGACGCCGGCGCGTGGGTCGAACGCAACTGA
- the dgoD gene encoding galactonate dehydratase, which yields MTEIVDYELFEVPPRWLFLRLETSDGTVGWGEPVVEGRAKTVRTAVEELLDNYLLGEDPDRIEDHWQAMYRGGFYRGGPVLMSAIAGIDQALWDIKGKRLGVPVHELLGGATRDRIRVYQWIGGDRPSDVAEQARAQVEAGFTALKMNATEEIERVDDPATIEAAVTRLREVREAVGDEVDIGVDFHGRVSKPMAKRLVEKLEPHEPMFVEEPVLPEHNDALPEIASHTTIPIATGERMFSRWDFKQVFENGAVDVIQPDLSHAGGITEVKKIAAMAEAYDVAMAPHCPLGPIALASCLQVDACSHNAFIQEQSLNIHYNETSDVLEYLADPSVFDYDDGYVQIPDEPGLGIEIDEDHVRAQADVGHDWHNPVWRHDDGSVAEW from the coding sequence ATGACAGAAATCGTCGACTACGAACTGTTCGAGGTTCCGCCGCGGTGGCTATTCCTGCGTCTCGAAACGAGCGACGGAACGGTCGGCTGGGGCGAACCGGTCGTGGAGGGGCGCGCGAAGACCGTTCGGACCGCAGTCGAGGAGCTTCTCGACAACTACCTACTGGGGGAGGATCCGGACCGAATCGAGGACCACTGGCAGGCGATGTATCGCGGCGGCTTCTATCGCGGCGGCCCGGTGCTGATGAGCGCTATCGCGGGGATCGACCAGGCCCTGTGGGACATCAAGGGTAAGCGACTGGGCGTTCCGGTCCACGAACTGCTCGGCGGTGCGACCCGGGACCGGATCCGGGTCTACCAGTGGATCGGCGGCGACCGCCCCTCCGACGTGGCCGAACAGGCTCGAGCGCAGGTCGAGGCGGGCTTTACGGCCCTCAAGATGAACGCGACGGAGGAGATCGAGCGTGTCGACGATCCCGCGACGATCGAGGCCGCGGTCACGCGGCTCCGCGAGGTCCGCGAGGCCGTCGGCGACGAGGTCGATATCGGCGTCGACTTCCACGGTCGCGTCTCGAAGCCGATGGCGAAACGACTCGTCGAAAAGCTCGAACCCCACGAGCCGATGTTCGTCGAGGAGCCGGTCCTGCCCGAGCACAACGACGCGCTGCCGGAGATCGCGTCCCACACCACGATCCCGATCGCCACCGGCGAGCGGATGTTCTCCCGGTGGGACTTCAAGCAGGTGTTCGAGAACGGGGCCGTCGACGTGATTCAGCCCGATCTCAGCCACGCCGGCGGGATCACGGAGGTCAAGAAGATCGCCGCGATGGCCGAAGCGTACGACGTGGCGATGGCCCCCCACTGCCCGCTCGGGCCGATCGCGCTCGCCTCCTGTCTCCAGGTGGACGCGTGCTCGCACAACGCGTTCATTCAGGAACAGAGCCTGAACATCCACTACAACGAGACCAGCGACGTGCTCGAGTACCTGGCCGATCCGTCCGTCTTCGATTACGACGACGGCTACGTCCAGATCCCGGACGAGCCGGGACTCGGCATCGAGATCGACGAGGACCACGTCCGCGCCCAGGCCGACGTCGGCCACGACTGGCACAACCCCGTCTGGCGACACGACGACGGCAGCGTCGCCGAGTGGTAA
- a CDS encoding beta-galactosidase encodes MSIGVCYFPEHWPREQWETDVRQMADAGIEYVRMAEFSWRVLEPERGAFDFEWLDEIVELIGEYGMQAVLCTPTAAPPRWLVEERPEIRQRDRDGTVRDVGSRRHYCFNSAAYREETERVVRAMAERYADDPRVVGWQTDNEYGCHGTTRCYCDDCADAFRDWVREEYETVDELNEAWGTTFWSQQYDDFEQVDLPRPTPAQDHPAMLLDFARFSSDSVVKYNRLQADLLREANDEWFVTHNFMNLFESVDTYDFDEDLDLISWDSYPTGHVQQAGGETTTDELRAGNPDLLSFNHDLYRSVLDRPFWVMEQQPGDVNWPPHSTQPAEGAMRLWAHHATAHGADAVVYFRWRRCLEGQEQYHAGLRKQDGSADRGYDDATRAAEELFDLDHVDAPVALLHDYENAWALGEQPHAPDFDYWQLLQSFYASLRAHGVQVDIVHPESDLESYDAVVAPTLHLATESLADHLTAYVESGGELLLGPRTGVKDAHNKLRPDLQPGPLSELVGASVDQHESLPTQFEPTVAGTDGTNAEYAFRTWAEWLEADAAEPLLEYAGDDIEGGRTAAVRNAVGEGSVVYCGVWPETDLANDLVGSLLDRAGVRRMDVLPDGVRVARRDGHTWVLNFGSDPIAVTLEGDASWRLGGPEIGPFDLAIAETNAVDDLSVRIRD; translated from the coding sequence ATGTCAATCGGAGTCTGTTACTTCCCGGAGCACTGGCCGCGCGAACAGTGGGAGACGGATGTTCGGCAGATGGCCGACGCTGGAATCGAGTACGTCCGGATGGCGGAGTTCTCGTGGCGGGTCCTCGAGCCCGAACGCGGCGCGTTCGACTTCGAGTGGCTCGACGAGATCGTCGAGCTGATTGGCGAGTACGGGATGCAGGCCGTCCTGTGTACGCCGACGGCGGCACCGCCGCGGTGGCTCGTCGAGGAACGCCCCGAGATCCGCCAGCGAGACCGTGACGGAACCGTCAGGGACGTCGGAAGCCGCCGGCACTACTGTTTCAACTCCGCGGCCTATCGCGAGGAGACCGAACGCGTCGTCCGAGCGATGGCGGAGCGCTACGCCGACGATCCGCGCGTCGTCGGCTGGCAGACCGACAACGAGTACGGCTGTCACGGCACGACACGGTGTTACTGCGACGACTGCGCTGACGCGTTCCGGGACTGGGTCCGCGAGGAGTACGAGACCGTCGACGAACTCAACGAAGCGTGGGGAACGACGTTCTGGAGCCAACAGTACGACGACTTCGAACAGGTCGACCTCCCGCGGCCGACGCCCGCGCAGGACCATCCGGCGATGCTGCTCGATTTCGCCCGATTCTCGAGCGACAGCGTCGTCAAGTACAATCGGCTGCAGGCGGACCTGCTTCGCGAGGCGAACGACGAGTGGTTCGTCACGCACAACTTCATGAACCTGTTCGAGTCGGTGGACACCTACGACTTCGACGAGGACCTCGATCTGATTTCCTGGGACTCGTACCCGACAGGCCACGTCCAGCAGGCCGGCGGCGAGACGACGACCGACGAGCTCCGCGCGGGGAACCCCGATCTGCTCTCGTTCAACCACGACCTCTACCGGAGCGTACTCGACCGACCGTTCTGGGTGATGGAACAGCAACCGGGCGACGTTAACTGGCCGCCCCACTCGACCCAGCCCGCGGAGGGGGCGATGCGCCTCTGGGCCCACCACGCGACCGCCCACGGCGCCGACGCCGTCGTCTACTTCCGCTGGCGGCGCTGCCTCGAGGGCCAGGAGCAGTACCACGCCGGCCTCCGCAAGCAGGACGGGTCGGCGGATCGGGGCTACGACGACGCGACGCGGGCCGCCGAGGAACTGTTCGACCTCGACCACGTCGACGCGCCCGTCGCCCTGCTTCACGACTACGAGAACGCGTGGGCGCTCGGCGAACAGCCCCACGCGCCCGACTTCGACTACTGGCAGCTGTTGCAGTCGTTCTACGCGTCGCTGCGAGCGCACGGCGTGCAGGTCGATATCGTCCATCCCGAGAGCGACCTCGAGTCCTACGACGCGGTCGTCGCGCCGACGCTCCACCTGGCGACCGAGTCGCTGGCCGACCACCTGACCGCGTACGTCGAATCCGGCGGCGAACTGCTGCTCGGCCCGCGGACGGGGGTCAAAGACGCGCACAATAAGCTCCGTCCCGATCTCCAGCCCGGTCCGCTGTCGGAGCTCGTCGGCGCGAGCGTCGACCAACACGAGTCGCTCCCGACGCAGTTCGAGCCGACCGTCGCCGGAACCGACGGGACGAACGCCGAGTACGCGTTCCGAACGTGGGCCGAGTGGCTCGAGGCCGACGCGGCCGAGCCGCTACTCGAGTACGCGGGCGACGATATCGAAGGCGGACGGACGGCGGCCGTCCGAAACGCGGTCGGTGAGGGAAGCGTCGTCTACTGCGGTGTCTGGCCCGAGACCGACCTCGCGAACGACCTCGTCGGGTCGCTCCTCGACCGCGCCGGCGTCCGCCGGATGGACGTGCTCCCCGACGGCGTTCGCGTCGCCCGACGCGACGGCCACACCTGGGTGCTGAACTTCGGGAGCGACCCGATCGCGGTGACCCTCGAGGGGGACGCGTCGTGGCGACTCGGCGGTCCGGAAATCGGTCCGTTCGATCTCGCGATCGCCGAGACCAACGCGGTCGACGACCTCTCGGTACGGATCCGAGACTAG
- a CDS encoding family 4 glycosyl hydrolase has protein sequence MHRLEERVPSRSRSSVKIGYVGGGSHGWAHTLINDLLQCDDLAGTVSLYDVDYEAAEQNARLANGLAERSDANGAWTFEARREVDDALADADFVICSIQDPVGETFVHDIDVPQEYGIYQTVADTVGPGGVLRSLRAIPQYREIAATVREQCPDAWVINYTNPMTVCTRALYEEFPDINAIGLCHEVFGTQRLLADIAERYVDEAEDVAADEIDVNVKGINHFTWVDEAYWNGHDLFQYLDRELEERKPIPGFEPGELNDESYWTNHHQIAFDLYDRFGVLGAAGDRHLAEFVPWYLDIDEPEEIQRWGIRLTPSSARTGDSEGPAKMERYLSGDEEFEFTESGEEVVDIMRALEGLEPIKTHVNHPNRGQTPDLPTGAVVETNAVITGGGVAPITAGELPREVRSMVLTAVHNQETLIEAGFAGDLDLAFQAFLNEPLVTIQRDEARDLFADLVALERDYLRDYDLENADVLEG, from the coding sequence ATGCATCGACTCGAGGAGAGAGTGCCGTCGCGGTCGCGTTCGTCGGTGAAGATCGGCTACGTCGGCGGCGGCAGTCACGGCTGGGCGCACACGCTCATCAACGACCTGCTCCAGTGCGACGATCTCGCGGGGACGGTATCGCTCTACGACGTCGACTACGAAGCGGCCGAGCAGAACGCGAGGCTGGCGAACGGCCTCGCGGAGCGGTCGGACGCCAACGGGGCGTGGACGTTCGAGGCGCGTCGGGAGGTCGACGACGCGCTCGCGGACGCCGACTTCGTCATCTGCTCGATTCAGGATCCGGTCGGGGAGACGTTCGTCCACGACATCGACGTCCCCCAGGAGTACGGCATTTACCAGACCGTCGCGGACACGGTCGGCCCCGGCGGCGTCCTGCGCTCGCTGCGAGCGATCCCGCAGTACCGCGAGATCGCGGCGACGGTCCGCGAACAGTGTCCCGACGCGTGGGTGATCAACTACACGAACCCGATGACGGTCTGTACGCGGGCGCTCTACGAGGAGTTCCCCGACATCAACGCGATCGGGCTCTGCCACGAGGTGTTCGGTACCCAGCGGCTGCTGGCCGACATCGCCGAGCGCTACGTCGACGAGGCCGAAGACGTCGCGGCCGACGAGATCGACGTGAACGTCAAAGGGATCAACCACTTCACGTGGGTCGACGAGGCCTACTGGAACGGACACGACCTCTTCCAGTATCTCGATCGCGAACTCGAGGAGCGGAAACCGATTCCGGGGTTCGAACCCGGCGAACTGAACGACGAGTCCTACTGGACGAACCACCACCAGATCGCCTTCGATCTGTACGACCGGTTCGGGGTGCTCGGCGCGGCGGGCGACCGCCACCTCGCCGAGTTCGTCCCCTGGTATCTCGACATCGACGAGCCCGAGGAGATCCAGCGCTGGGGGATCCGGCTGACCCCCAGTTCCGCCCGGACCGGCGACAGCGAGGGGCCGGCGAAGATGGAACGATACCTGTCCGGCGACGAGGAGTTCGAGTTCACCGAGTCCGGCGAGGAGGTCGTCGATATCATGCGCGCGCTCGAGGGACTCGAGCCGATCAAGACGCACGTCAACCACCCGAATCGGGGCCAGACGCCCGACCTGCCGACGGGCGCCGTCGTCGAGACCAACGCCGTCATCACCGGCGGCGGCGTCGCGCCGATCACCGCCGGCGAACTCCCCCGCGAAGTGCGGTCGATGGTACTGACGGCCGTGCACAACCAGGAGACGCTTATCGAGGCCGGCTTCGCCGGTGATCTGGACCTTGCCTTCCAGGCGTTCCTCAACGAACCGCTGGTCACCATTCAGCGCGACGAGGCCCGCGACCTGTTCGCCGACCTCGTCGCCCTCGAGCGCGACTACCTCCGGGACTACGACCTCGAGAACGCCGACGTCCTCGAGGGCTGA